One Rhizobiales bacterium GAS188 DNA window includes the following coding sequences:
- a CDS encoding Glycosyltransferase involved in cell wall bisynthesis translates to MLPAFMSQTLRDNVIATVIGKVAMRLAVFTICSNNYVPHARLLLDTVQQHLPGADRFLILADERHDFVVYPEGCEVISGSELDIPDFRNFVFRYDVMELNTAIKPFAFQRLLQDCGYTHCLYFDPDIELFGAIPTVINALADGASFVLTPHLLSPAEQEESPNDITIMQAGIYNLGFVGVSAAPEALKVLAWWARRLRWQCVNDQPNGIFVDQRFMDLVPGFAPGARVLHDPGLNVAYWNLAQRRFIPNAPEGPLVDGQPLGFFHYSGFDPRDSGRISKHTELFRDGRMPGPLVDFLAGYAERLIAAGHGKIPAGTYSYGRFASGVPIPTVARRMFRENHAAWAGDPFNSYEAWMHLPAPGAVAGLGSAVPSMIMRYVQSHYSWLQHAFNIADSSGAEGYTRWWVRHGLDIGLDRRLLEPQAVAAGLRPVSSTATFLAPDPSRADATVIGYLRAESGVGEVGRLQLASLSRVVGRAEGLDVQLGVASRRDDRSVEANLLRDDQSGTGRLVVFSINADQLPHVVETTRARLPRHAYRACIPFWELSRFPTPYLEALHHVDEIWAPTRFIQAGLAASINLPVVHIPVALSFPTLTSPRHIAPIPPGRPYVLFAFDFLSFAERKNPLAAVRAFRAAFGNLPAADRPALIIKSQNSAHLGGNQALRDAIAEDEDVVLFDCTLNRLDTLTLVAGAACVLSLHRGEGLGLLVAEAMAYGVPVVATDYGGSTDLLTPETGFPVDCRLIPVPKDAYPFWEGQVWADADVDHAAWSLHEVFERPDEAARRVDNARQWLEASHGAAAVAARQAARLEAIGLI, encoded by the coding sequence ATGCTGCCAGCCTTTATGAGTCAGACTCTAAGGGATAATGTAATTGCGACTGTCATTGGAAAGGTCGCCATGCGTCTTGCGGTTTTCACGATATGCTCGAATAATTATGTGCCTCATGCCCGCCTGCTGCTCGATACCGTTCAGCAGCACCTTCCCGGCGCCGATCGCTTCCTTATTCTTGCCGATGAGCGCCATGACTTCGTCGTCTATCCGGAGGGCTGCGAGGTCATTTCCGGCAGCGAGCTGGACATCCCGGACTTCCGGAATTTCGTTTTCCGCTATGACGTCATGGAACTCAACACGGCAATAAAGCCCTTCGCCTTTCAGCGTCTGCTGCAGGACTGCGGCTACACGCACTGCCTGTATTTCGACCCGGATATTGAGCTGTTCGGCGCCATCCCGACCGTTATCAACGCCCTGGCGGACGGCGCTTCTTTCGTCCTGACCCCGCATCTCCTGTCTCCGGCGGAGCAGGAGGAGTCGCCTAACGACATTACCATCATGCAAGCGGGCATCTACAATCTCGGCTTCGTCGGCGTCAGCGCGGCGCCGGAAGCCCTGAAGGTTTTGGCCTGGTGGGCGCGCCGGCTTCGTTGGCAATGCGTCAACGATCAGCCAAACGGAATCTTTGTCGACCAAAGATTCATGGATCTGGTGCCGGGCTTCGCGCCGGGCGCGCGCGTCCTGCATGATCCGGGGCTGAACGTCGCGTACTGGAACCTCGCGCAGCGGCGCTTCATTCCAAATGCGCCCGAGGGTCCGTTGGTCGATGGCCAGCCTTTGGGGTTCTTCCACTACAGCGGCTTCGACCCTCGCGACAGCGGCCGCATCAGCAAGCATACGGAGCTGTTTCGGGACGGCCGCATGCCGGGTCCTCTCGTGGACTTTCTGGCGGGCTATGCGGAGCGGCTGATCGCGGCAGGCCATGGCAAGATACCGGCCGGTACTTACAGCTATGGGCGCTTCGCCTCCGGGGTGCCCATCCCGACGGTGGCGCGGCGGATGTTCCGCGAAAATCATGCCGCCTGGGCCGGTGATCCCTTCAATTCCTACGAGGCCTGGATGCACCTCCCGGCGCCCGGCGCCGTGGCGGGCCTCGGCAGCGCCGTGCCCAGTATGATAATGCGCTACGTACAGTCGCATTACTCATGGCTGCAGCATGCGTTTAACATTGCCGATTCATCGGGGGCGGAAGGTTATACGCGCTGGTGGGTCCGGCATGGTTTGGACATCGGGCTGGATCGCCGACTGCTTGAACCGCAGGCCGTCGCTGCTGGCCTGCGCCCGGTCAGCAGTACGGCCACCTTTCTCGCGCCGGATCCGAGCCGGGCTGACGCGACGGTAATTGGATATTTGCGAGCAGAAAGTGGAGTTGGCGAGGTCGGGCGGCTACAGCTTGCCAGCTTATCGCGCGTTGTTGGGCGCGCGGAAGGGCTCGACGTACAGCTCGGCGTCGCGTCGCGGCGAGATGACCGGAGTGTCGAGGCCAACCTGCTCCGCGATGACCAATCAGGAACTGGGCGGCTGGTCGTCTTCAGCATCAACGCTGATCAGCTTCCACATGTCGTCGAAACCACACGAGCGCGTCTGCCGCGACATGCGTATCGGGCCTGTATTCCCTTCTGGGAATTGTCGCGTTTCCCAACACCTTATCTTGAGGCCCTCCATCATGTGGACGAGATCTGGGCGCCGACACGTTTCATCCAGGCCGGACTGGCGGCTTCGATTAACCTGCCCGTGGTGCACATTCCCGTGGCGCTGTCCTTCCCCACACTCACATCGCCCCGTCACATCGCTCCGATACCGCCCGGCCGTCCCTACGTGCTCTTCGCCTTCGATTTCCTATCCTTCGCCGAACGCAAGAATCCCCTCGCTGCCGTGCGCGCCTTCCGCGCTGCCTTCGGGAATCTGCCCGCTGCCGACCGGCCGGCGCTGATCATCAAGTCGCAGAATTCCGCCCATCTGGGCGGCAACCAGGCCTTGCGCGACGCGATTGCCGAGGATGAGGACGTCGTCCTATTCGATTGCACCCTAAACCGCCTGGACACGCTGACCCTGGTCGCTGGCGCGGCTTGCGTGCTGTCACTGCATCGCGGGGAAGGGCTGGGACTGCTGGTGGCGGAAGCCATGGCCTACGGCGTGCCGGTCGTCGCAACCGATTACGGCGGATCGACCGATCTGCTGACACCCGAAACCGGTTTTCCCGTCGATTGCCGGCTGATCCCGGTACCCAAGGATGCCTATCCTTTCTGGGAGGGGCAGGTCTGGGCGGATGCCGATGTCGACCATGCCGCCTGGTCGTTGCACGAAGTATTCGAGCGGCCGGATGAAGCAGCGCGGCGTGTAGACAACGCACGTCAGTGGCTGGAAGCGTCCCACGGCGCAGCAGCCGTCGCGGCGAGGCAAGCTGCGCGGCTAGAAGCAATAGGGCTGATATGA
- a CDS encoding Transposase gives MAWTETTRAHYRRDALRYASDLTDAEWTLIEPFLPTASKVGRPRKTDLRSVVEAILYMASTGCQWRAIPKDFPPYSTVQGYFYAWSHKGLLAHINHMLVMALREMVGREASPTAGVIDSQSVKTAECGGPRGFDAGKKLKGRKRHIVTDTEGHLVGVQVHPADIQDRDGTPDLLASIRSLYPWLRHVFADGGYAGDKLRDAMTTLGQWTFEIIKRSDTAKGFELLPRRWVVERTFAWLGRCRRLAKDFEASIESAVAWILIAHIRRLTRRLGRA, from the coding sequence ATGGCTTGGACTGAAACCACCCGCGCGCACTATCGGCGCGATGCGTTGCGCTACGCAAGCGATCTTACCGACGCGGAATGGACGTTGATCGAGCCGTTTCTGCCGACGGCTTCGAAGGTTGGGCGGCCGAGAAAGACGGACTTGCGCTCGGTGGTGGAGGCGATCCTTTATATGGCGTCGACCGGCTGCCAATGGCGCGCGATCCCCAAGGATTTTCCGCCCTACTCGACAGTGCAAGGCTACTTCTACGCTTGGTCGCACAAGGGTTTGTTGGCGCACATCAACCACATGCTGGTCATGGCCCTGCGCGAGATGGTCGGGCGAGAGGCCAGCCCCACGGCGGGCGTCATCGATAGCCAGTCGGTGAAGACCGCCGAATGCGGCGGCCCCAGAGGCTTCGATGCGGGCAAGAAGCTCAAAGGCCGCAAACGCCATATCGTCACCGACACCGAGGGCCATCTGGTCGGCGTGCAGGTTCACCCCGCCGATATCCAAGACCGCGACGGCACACCGGACCTGCTGGCGTCGATCCGCTCGCTCTATCCGTGGCTGCGCCATGTCTTCGCCGACGGCGGCTATGCCGGAGACAAGCTGCGCGACGCCATGACCACGCTCGGCCAATGGACTTTCGAGATCATCAAACGCTCCGACACCGCCAAGGGGTTCGAACTCCTGCCGCGTCGATGGGTAGTCGAACGAACCTTCGCTTGGCTCGGCCGATGCCGGCGGCTCGCGAAGGACTTCGAAGCCAGCATCGAGAGCGCCGTCGCTTGGATCCTCATCGCCCACATCCGCCGCCTTACAAGAAGGCTGGGGAGAGCGTGA
- a CDS encoding tRNA (mo5U34)-methyltransferase, whose protein sequence is MSLMVKEIGPVTLDEAKILVAEVAHWHHAFEIYPGLVTPGTYDPTFLLDKTQLPADLRGLRVLDIGTCDGFFALQLARRGANVVAIDYRGKRDHGYYVMERLNPVQIEYHRMNVYELSDKDLGQFDIVLFMGVLYHLPDMLRALHLIRRCCRGTLFVETHSENDFCRDIAAARYYRGSTLANDHTNFWAPNRLCVLDMLHDAGFDVERDEAWGLRLFAVAKAVQTQGERSQKMQLGYGWVGSR, encoded by the coding sequence GTGAGCCTGATGGTGAAGGAGATCGGTCCTGTGACATTGGATGAAGCAAAGATATTGGTGGCGGAGGTCGCGCATTGGCACCACGCCTTCGAGATATATCCCGGCTTGGTCACGCCGGGCACCTATGACCCCACCTTCCTGCTCGATAAGACGCAGCTGCCGGCCGACCTCCGCGGATTGCGGGTACTCGATATTGGCACTTGTGACGGGTTTTTCGCTCTCCAGCTGGCCCGACGCGGCGCCAATGTCGTGGCTATCGATTATCGAGGCAAGCGGGACCATGGCTATTACGTCATGGAACGGCTCAATCCGGTTCAAATCGAATATCACCGGATGAACGTGTACGAACTGTCGGATAAGGACCTTGGTCAGTTTGATATCGTGCTGTTTATGGGTGTTCTATATCATCTTCCGGATATGTTGCGCGCGTTGCACTTGATCCGGCGATGCTGCCGCGGAACACTTTTTGTCGAGACCCACTCGGAGAACGATTTCTGCCGCGATATCGCGGCGGCCCGCTACTATCGGGGATCCACACTCGCCAATGATCACACCAATTTCTGGGCGCCCAACCGCCTCTGCGTTTTGGATATGCTGCACGATGCCGGATTCGACGTGGAACGCGATGAAGCTTGGGGACTGCGCCTCTTTGCCGTGGCGAAAGCGGTCCAGACCCAGGGCGAGCGCAGCCAGAAGATGCAGCTCGGCTACGGCTGGGTGGGCAGCCGCTGA
- a CDS encoding 4-hydroxybenzoate polyprenyltransferase — MLQGAPLIGASFSIGALTTSNIFAIAAVLAGNLCLVAHVFVLNDWSGIHGDLKDPNRARRTFVAKGVSRTEVGYLAISLLALGLLIFGLVGATTLVLALAIASLSALYSAPAFHMKGAPLFSSALHFVGGALHFLLGYTTFAAIDARGLAVSCFFALVFTAGHFMHEVRDREGDMLNGIRTNAVAFGKTQSFVAGLALFTAAYALLVALAAFGFVPFVLVLAAALYPLHLFASLRALRAGLTFESLGQLRRCYRVLYAIIGIVMIVTLRLP; from the coding sequence GTGCTTCAGGGCGCTCCGCTGATCGGTGCAAGCTTTTCGATCGGCGCCCTGACGACGAGCAACATCTTCGCGATCGCTGCTGTTTTGGCTGGCAACCTCTGCTTGGTGGCGCATGTCTTCGTGCTCAACGACTGGTCAGGAATCCACGGAGATCTCAAGGATCCAAACCGGGCAAGACGAACATTTGTGGCAAAAGGTGTGAGCCGCACCGAAGTTGGTTACCTCGCGATATCGCTATTGGCCTTGGGTCTCCTCATATTTGGGCTGGTTGGCGCGACGACACTTGTTCTCGCATTGGCAATCGCAAGCTTGAGCGCACTCTACTCGGCTCCCGCCTTTCACATGAAGGGAGCCCCTCTTTTCAGCTCGGCCCTTCATTTTGTGGGCGGCGCTCTGCACTTTCTGCTCGGCTACACGACCTTCGCGGCGATCGATGCGCGTGGTCTTGCCGTCAGCTGCTTCTTCGCGCTTGTGTTCACCGCTGGCCATTTCATGCATGAGGTGCGCGATCGCGAGGGCGACATGCTCAACGGGATCCGGACGAACGCAGTGGCCTTCGGCAAGACGCAGAGCTTTGTCGCAGGCCTCGCCCTCTTCACCGCGGCTTATGCGCTATTGGTCGCGCTCGCGGCATTCGGCTTTGTACCATTCGTGCTCGTTCTTGCCGCAGCGCTCTACCCGTTGCATCTTTTTGCATCGTTGCGGGCCCTGCGTGCCGGTCTCACCTTCGAAAGCCTGGGTCAGCTTCGAAGATGCTATCGAGTGCTTTACGCGATCATTGGCATCGTGATGATCGTGACGTTGCGGCTACCCTAG
- a CDS encoding transcriptional regulator, LysR family → MDRGDLADLNAFLAVADRLSFRAAAARLGVTPSALSHSMRQLEERLGLRLLNRTTRSVAPTDAGLRLLERLRPAIGEISDALEDLNQERQRPFGRLRIHATAIAVAAVIAPVWGRFLSTYPEVQLELLVDEAPIDIVAKGFDAGIALRQRVAADMTAVRVTGPMKVAVVGAPAYFVRRRRPRTPDDLARHSCVQYRLVADGPVFDWLFERNGKLRRISVDGRVTVNNPHLAVRAAVDGLAIAYTIEASAEPFLRSGQLVRVLENWSPSLEGLFLYYPGHRQVPAALRALIDMIRAGCGPTPAKSSLQNPFAEY, encoded by the coding sequence ATGGACCGTGGTGACCTGGCCGATCTGAATGCGTTCCTGGCTGTCGCCGATCGATTGAGCTTTCGAGCCGCGGCCGCGCGCCTCGGTGTCACCCCGTCGGCGCTCAGCCATTCGATGCGGCAGCTCGAGGAACGTCTGGGGCTGCGCTTGCTGAACCGCACGACGCGCAGCGTAGCGCCGACCGACGCCGGGCTTCGCTTGCTCGAGCGGCTGCGGCCGGCTATCGGCGAGATCTCCGATGCGTTGGAGGACTTGAATCAAGAGCGCCAGCGACCCTTCGGGCGCCTGCGGATTCATGCGACCGCGATAGCTGTGGCGGCGGTCATCGCGCCGGTCTGGGGGCGCTTCCTGTCGACCTACCCGGAGGTCCAGCTCGAGCTGCTGGTGGATGAAGCGCCCATAGACATCGTGGCAAAGGGCTTCGACGCTGGCATCGCGCTGCGGCAGCGGGTTGCGGCGGACATGACCGCCGTGCGGGTGACGGGACCGATGAAGGTGGCCGTGGTCGGCGCGCCGGCATATTTTGTGCGGCGGCGCCGGCCTCGCACTCCCGATGACCTTGCCCGCCACAGCTGCGTCCAATATCGCCTCGTTGCTGATGGGCCCGTGTTCGACTGGCTTTTCGAACGAAACGGCAAGTTGCGGCGGATTTCGGTGGATGGCCGCGTGACCGTCAACAATCCCCATTTGGCCGTTCGCGCGGCGGTCGACGGGCTGGCGATTGCCTACACGATCGAAGCTTCGGCGGAGCCTTTCCTGCGCTCGGGGCAGCTCGTGCGCGTGCTGGAGAACTGGTCGCCCTCCTTGGAGGGACTCTTCCTTTATTATCCGGGCCACCGCCAGGTGCCGGCCGCGCTGCGCGCCCTCATCGACATGATCCGCGCCGGCTGTGGCCCGACACCAGCCAAGAGTTCTCTCCAGAATCCTTTCGCCGAATACTAA
- a CDS encoding transcriptional regulator, LysR family has translation MRGSQFAELVAFVAVAEHGNFTRAAAQLEIASATLSETIRSLEERLGVRLFNRTTRSVALTEAGERLLAELRPVLGGLDHAIEAVDAFRGTPAGKLRLLVSRQAATMMIVPLMPQFLREYPEIRLEIVADDADRDIVDAHFDAGVRLGERIERDMITMRLFDAYRMVAIAAPAYARAHQMPLVPNDLRAHDCIRQREDWDGAIHPWVFEKTGERIEIAVDGHFVINDTPSVLSAAVDGIGVAYLSEPMVLPHIADGRLVRVLEDWCTRRQGLFLYHPSRRQIPAPLQAFLDFMRKQRRPKIYPALPRPSPPRDGIPTAGDLTEAWPVSDAL, from the coding sequence ATGCGTGGAAGCCAGTTTGCCGAATTGGTCGCCTTCGTCGCGGTAGCGGAGCACGGGAACTTCACCAGAGCCGCGGCCCAACTCGAGATTGCGTCAGCCACGCTCAGCGAGACCATCAGGTCGCTGGAGGAACGCCTGGGCGTGCGTCTATTTAACCGCACGACGCGCAGCGTCGCCCTCACCGAAGCCGGCGAGCGGTTGCTGGCCGAATTGCGGCCGGTGCTCGGCGGACTCGATCATGCCATCGAAGCCGTGGACGCCTTCCGTGGCACTCCGGCCGGCAAACTGCGCCTCCTCGTGTCCCGTCAGGCGGCCACAATGATGATCGTTCCTCTCATGCCGCAGTTCTTGCGCGAATATCCGGAGATCCGGCTCGAGATCGTCGCCGACGATGCCGATCGCGACATCGTCGACGCTCATTTCGACGCCGGCGTGCGGCTGGGCGAGCGGATCGAAAGGGATATGATCACGATGCGCCTCTTCGACGCGTATCGGATGGTCGCGATCGCCGCACCGGCTTATGCGCGCGCCCATCAGATGCCATTGGTGCCGAATGACCTTCGCGCGCATGATTGCATCCGCCAACGCGAGGATTGGGACGGCGCCATTCATCCATGGGTGTTCGAGAAGACTGGAGAGCGCATCGAGATCGCGGTTGACGGCCATTTCGTCATCAATGACACGCCATCGGTGTTGAGCGCGGCTGTCGACGGGATCGGTGTCGCCTATCTCAGCGAACCTATGGTGCTGCCGCACATCGCCGATGGGCGGTTGGTGCGCGTGCTGGAGGATTGGTGCACGCGGCGGCAAGGCCTGTTCCTCTATCATCCAAGTCGACGCCAGATTCCTGCGCCGCTGCAGGCTTTCCTCGACTTCATGCGCAAACAACGAAGGCCGAAGATTTATCCAGCGTTGCCGAGGCCCTCGCCCCCTCGCGATGGCATCCCGACAGCCGGCGATCTCACTGAGGCTTGGCCGGTTTCTGACGCTCTCTGA
- a CDS encoding isoquinoline 1-oxidoreductase, alpha subunit, translating to MVTLNVNGKPYQLDVDPQMPLLWALRDKLDLTGTKFGCGRAMCGACTVHIDGEAARSCSIMVGDAAGKTITTIEAVSGKVAEAVKSAWQRLDVVQCGYCQSGQIMSAITLLSQNGKPTDADIDAGMEGNICRCGTYVRIRAAIHEAARSL from the coding sequence ATGGTCACCCTGAACGTCAACGGCAAGCCCTATCAACTCGATGTCGATCCGCAGATGCCGCTGCTCTGGGCGCTGCGCGACAAGCTCGATCTGACCGGCACCAAATTCGGCTGCGGCCGCGCCATGTGCGGGGCCTGCACGGTGCATATCGACGGGGAGGCGGCGCGCTCCTGCTCGATCATGGTCGGTGACGCCGCGGGCAAGACCATCACCACCATCGAGGCCGTCTCCGGCAAGGTGGCCGAGGCGGTCAAGAGCGCCTGGCAGCGGCTCGACGTGGTGCAATGCGGCTATTGCCAGTCGGGCCAGATCATGTCGGCGATCACGCTGCTCAGCCAGAACGGCAAGCCGACCGATGCCGATATCGATGCCGGCATGGAAGGCAATATCTGCCGCTGCGGCACCTATGTGCGCATTCGCGCTGCCATCCACGAAGCCGCGCGTTCGCTGTGA
- a CDS encoding isoquinoline 1-oxidoreductase, beta subunit, with protein sequence MLTSAPRRHASSVPSRRTFLKGAAGAAGVFILGSYVPFPGRALAQSGPAKGPFDPNLFLKIGADDTVTLISKHLEMGQGVITGMATLVAEELDADWSKMSFEFAPNDAKIYNNLLFGPVMATGGTTSTAESFGQMRQVGAAARAMFVAAAAAKWAVPLAEIKVETGIVSHAGSGKRASFGELAADAMRVPVPSDVKLKDAKDWKLIGTHVPRLDSPAKTTGTAIFALDIRRPGMLTALVKRPDQFGATVASFDATAAKAVPGVVDVVQIPSGVAVLASDTWAAMRGRDALKVSWDTSKAETRSTLEILAEYREALAAPGLVALDRGNAASALAGAARTIAVEFTFPYLAHAPMEPLNCVLEARPDGADLWSGSQLQSIDEYAVWQVLGLRPEQVKIHTLLAGGSFGRRGNPVADWTFEIASIVKAIQGRAPVHLVWTREDDIKGGFYRPMVVHRVKAGLDAQGQISGWQHQVASKSIFTGTPFEQMAVKDGLDASSVEGIADTSYAIGDFKVEAHNVTSPVPVLWWRSVGHSHTGHVMETVVDELAFLAGKDPIAFRLELLKQQPRDAAVLKLAADKAGWGTPLPKGQGRGVAYHLSFGTRVAMIAEVSVAASGLKVDRIVAAVDCGIAVDPDVVKAQVEGAVGFALSAALRNQVTLRKGVVEQSNFDDYEPTRIREMPKVEVHIVPSAEWPSGIGEPGVAPLAPAIGNAIFAATGKRLRSLPLEIGGLA encoded by the coding sequence ATGTTGACATCCGCACCACGCCGCCACGCCTCCTCCGTCCCCTCGCGCCGCACCTTCCTCAAGGGCGCCGCGGGCGCAGCCGGCGTCTTCATCCTGGGCAGCTATGTGCCCTTCCCGGGCCGCGCCTTGGCCCAAAGCGGCCCGGCCAAGGGCCCGTTCGATCCGAACCTCTTCCTCAAGATCGGCGCCGACGACACGGTGACGCTGATCAGCAAGCATCTGGAGATGGGCCAGGGCGTCATCACCGGGATGGCGACGCTGGTCGCCGAGGAGCTCGACGCCGACTGGTCGAAGATGAGCTTCGAATTCGCCCCCAACGACGCCAAGATCTACAACAACCTTCTGTTCGGCCCGGTGATGGCGACGGGCGGCACGACATCGACGGCCGAATCCTTCGGGCAGATGCGCCAGGTCGGGGCCGCCGCACGCGCCATGTTCGTCGCCGCGGCGGCCGCGAAATGGGCAGTGCCCTTAGCCGAGATCAAGGTCGAGACCGGGATCGTCAGCCATGCGGGCTCGGGGAAGCGCGCGAGCTTCGGCGAGCTCGCCGCAGACGCCATGCGGGTGCCGGTGCCGAGCGACGTCAAGCTCAAGGACGCCAAGGACTGGAAGCTGATCGGCACGCATGTGCCGCGGCTCGACTCGCCAGCCAAGACCACCGGCACCGCGATCTTCGCGCTCGATATCCGCAGGCCCGGAATGCTGACCGCGCTCGTCAAGCGCCCGGACCAGTTCGGCGCGACCGTCGCCTCCTTCGACGCGACAGCCGCCAAGGCCGTGCCCGGCGTCGTCGACGTGGTGCAGATCCCCTCGGGCGTGGCGGTATTGGCGAGCGATACCTGGGCGGCGATGCGCGGCCGTGACGCGCTCAAGGTCAGCTGGGACACGAGCAAGGCCGAGACGCGCTCGACCCTCGAGATCCTCGCCGAATATCGCGAGGCGCTGGCGGCTCCCGGCCTCGTCGCGCTCGATCGGGGCAATGCGGCCTCGGCGCTTGCCGGCGCCGCGAGGACGATCGCGGTCGAGTTCACCTTCCCGTATCTCGCGCATGCGCCCATGGAGCCCTTGAACTGCGTGCTCGAGGCGCGTCCCGACGGGGCGGATCTCTGGTCGGGCAGCCAATTGCAGAGCATCGACGAATATGCGGTGTGGCAGGTGCTGGGCCTGAGACCCGAGCAGGTGAAGATCCACACCCTGCTCGCCGGCGGCAGCTTCGGGCGCCGCGGCAACCCGGTCGCCGATTGGACCTTCGAGATCGCCTCGATCGTCAAGGCGATCCAGGGCCGCGCCCCGGTGCATCTCGTCTGGACCCGCGAGGACGACATCAAGGGCGGCTTCTACCGGCCGATGGTCGTGCATCGCGTCAAGGCCGGCCTCGATGCGCAGGGGCAGATCTCCGGCTGGCAGCACCAGGTGGCGAGCAAGTCGATCTTCACCGGCACGCCTTTCGAGCAGATGGCGGTCAAGGACGGGCTCGACGCCAGCAGCGTCGAGGGCATCGCCGATACCAGCTATGCGATCGGCGATTTCAAGGTCGAGGCCCATAACGTCACATCGCCGGTGCCGGTGCTGTGGTGGCGCTCGGTCGGCCACAGCCATACGGGCCATGTCATGGAGACGGTGGTGGACGAGCTCGCTTTTCTCGCCGGCAAGGATCCGATCGCCTTCCGGCTCGAGCTCCTCAAGCAGCAGCCTCGCGACGCGGCCGTGCTCAAGCTCGCGGCCGACAAAGCGGGATGGGGCACGCCCCTCCCCAAGGGGCAAGGGCGCGGCGTCGCCTATCACCTGTCCTTCGGCACGCGCGTCGCCATGATCGCCGAGGTTTCGGTCGCTGCGTCCGGCCTCAAGGTCGACCGCATCGTGGCGGCCGTCGATTGCGGCATCGCGGTCGACCCCGACGTGGTCAAGGCCCAGGTCGAGGGCGCGGTCGGCTTCGCGCTCTCGGCCGCGCTGCGCAACCAGGTGACCTTGCGCAAGGGCGTCGTCGAGCAGAGCAATTTCGACGATTACGAGCCGACCCGCATCCGCGAAATGCCCAAGGTCGAGGTGCATATCGTGCCCTCGGCCGAATGGCCCTCCGGCATCGGCGAGCCCGGTGTTGCGCCACTCGCGCCGGCGATCGGCAACGCCATCTTCGCGGCCACCGGCAAACGCCTGCGCTCGCTGCCGCTGGAGATCGGCGGGCTGGCTTGA
- a CDS encoding YHS domain-containing protein: MPSHRSYRHHLRFTLATVGGVDASLAKVLFIPVEVGRKLEIAKMRYPSRRLLIMAAMSSYVFAPSRRAEAGSPGRVALSGYDPVSYFAAGHPEKGSAEFTYPFDGASYLFASEEHRRMFAADPERYAPQFNGHCAISVSRGIKIEADPEAWVIWNGKLFVFAAKEGVPEFNTNPGAIAGEAKAAWVKLKAN, from the coding sequence ATGCCCAGCCACAGATCGTATCGGCATCATCTTCGCTTCACCTTGGCGACCGTCGGCGGCGTGGACGCATCGCTCGCAAAAGTGCTATTCATTCCCGTTGAGGTCGGCCGGAAATTGGAGATCGCCAAGATGCGGTATCCATCTCGACGTCTGCTGATCATGGCTGCGATGAGCAGCTACGTCTTCGCTCCATCGAGGCGCGCTGAAGCCGGATCGCCTGGGCGCGTTGCGCTTTCGGGCTATGATCCGGTCTCCTATTTCGCGGCAGGCCATCCGGAAAAGGGTTCGGCCGAATTCACCTATCCGTTCGATGGTGCGAGCTATCTGTTCGCGAGCGAAGAGCACAGGAGAATGTTCGCTGCCGACCCTGAGCGCTATGCGCCGCAATTCAACGGCCACTGCGCCATCTCGGTGTCCCGGGGGATCAAGATTGAGGCCGATCCCGAAGCTTGGGTGATCTGGAACGGCAAGCTCTTCGTATTCGCAGCGAAGGAAGGCGTGCCGGAATTCAACACCAATCCCGGCGCCATCGCCGGCGAGGCGAAGGCGGCCTGGGTGAAGCTCAAGGCCAATTGA